One genomic region from Epinephelus fuscoguttatus linkage group LG8, E.fuscoguttatus.final_Chr_v1 encodes:
- the LOC125893756 gene encoding myeloid cell surface antigen CD33-like isoform X1, translating into MLPVTWRVFYTNDTSENYMDQNSKMMIFCLFLAALSSPVFAGEWKANVVKSLDTLVSSCVVVPCSFTHGKGYLPTSKLRGLWHRSNDRNQRIYYEDQTQVLENFRGRTRLLGHLGQSNCTLEMMDVKDHDNGPFCFRIELAEKETDTKTPDKFSFVEDCVEFRMLPDPPKPALTHPKTATEGHPYTVTCSVTHTCPSHVPKLTWSKAAPDAVNEVHREIHLGYWEAQSILTIIPKEKDDHTEINCTAQFNGGRTSFTTLTLYVKRTENYNHIIIPTVAAIGTAVIFAVFCILMAKRYKTRIAELQNQEGRSRISRQSPALYCSAERHPECVVYFSTIKEK; encoded by the exons atgctacccgttacctggagag TATTTTACACCAACGACACCTCAGAGAACTATATGGACCAAAACAGCAAGATGATGATATTCTGCCTGTTTCTGGCAG CTCTCAGCAGCCCTGTGTTCGCTGGAGAATGGAAGGCGAATGTTGTAAAAAGTCTCGACACTCTGGTCAGTTCCTGCGTTGTGGTGCCGTGTTCATTCACCCATGGCAAAGGATATCTGCCCACCTCCAAACTCAGAGGGCTCTGGCATCGTTCAAATGATCGAAATCAACGCATCTATTACGAGGATCAAACGCAGGTTTTGGAAAACTTCAGGGGCCGCACACGGTTGTTGGGACATCTGGGTCAGAGCAACTGCACCTTAGAAATGATGGACGTTAAAGATCATGACAATGGCCCTTTCTGCTTCCGGATAGAACTAGCAGAGAAGGAGACTGATACAAAAACCCCCGACAAGTTCTCCTTTGTGGAGGATTGTGTCGAGTTCAGAATGCTCC CTGATCCTCCAAAGCCTGCCCTGACTCACCCAAAGACAGCCACTGAAGGACATCCCTACACTGTCACCTGCTCGGTCACCCATACCTGCCCCTCCCATGTGCCTAAACTCACATGGAGTAAGGCCGCTCCAGATGCGGTGAATGAGGTCCACAGAGAAATTCACCTTGGCTACTGGGAGGCACAGTCCATCCTGACCATCATTCCCAAGGAGAAGGACGACCACACTGAGATCAACTGCACAGCACAATTTAATGGAGGGAGGACGTCCTTTACAACACTGACACTCTATGTAAAAC GTACAGAAAACTACAACCACATCATCATTCCCACAGTGGCGGCGATTGGCACAGCTGTGATCTTTGCAGTCTTCTGCATTCTCATGGCGAAGAGATACAA gACACGTATTGCAGAGCTCCAAAATCAAGAAGGCAG
- the LOC125893756 gene encoding myeloid cell surface antigen CD33-like isoform X2: MDQNSKMMIFCLFLAALSSPVFAGEWKANVVKSLDTLVSSCVVVPCSFTHGKGYLPTSKLRGLWHRSNDRNQRIYYEDQTQVLENFRGRTRLLGHLGQSNCTLEMMDVKDHDNGPFCFRIELAEKETDTKTPDKFSFVEDCVEFRMLPDPPKPALTHPKTATEGHPYTVTCSVTHTCPSHVPKLTWSKAAPDAVNEVHREIHLGYWEAQSILTIIPKEKDDHTEINCTAQFNGGRTSFTTLTLYVKRTENYNHIIIPTVAAIGTAVIFAVFCILMAKRYKTRIAELQNQEGRSRISRQSPALYCSAERHPECVVYFSTIKEK; the protein is encoded by the exons ATGGACCAAAACAGCAAGATGATGATATTCTGCCTGTTTCTGGCAG CTCTCAGCAGCCCTGTGTTCGCTGGAGAATGGAAGGCGAATGTTGTAAAAAGTCTCGACACTCTGGTCAGTTCCTGCGTTGTGGTGCCGTGTTCATTCACCCATGGCAAAGGATATCTGCCCACCTCCAAACTCAGAGGGCTCTGGCATCGTTCAAATGATCGAAATCAACGCATCTATTACGAGGATCAAACGCAGGTTTTGGAAAACTTCAGGGGCCGCACACGGTTGTTGGGACATCTGGGTCAGAGCAACTGCACCTTAGAAATGATGGACGTTAAAGATCATGACAATGGCCCTTTCTGCTTCCGGATAGAACTAGCAGAGAAGGAGACTGATACAAAAACCCCCGACAAGTTCTCCTTTGTGGAGGATTGTGTCGAGTTCAGAATGCTCC CTGATCCTCCAAAGCCTGCCCTGACTCACCCAAAGACAGCCACTGAAGGACATCCCTACACTGTCACCTGCTCGGTCACCCATACCTGCCCCTCCCATGTGCCTAAACTCACATGGAGTAAGGCCGCTCCAGATGCGGTGAATGAGGTCCACAGAGAAATTCACCTTGGCTACTGGGAGGCACAGTCCATCCTGACCATCATTCCCAAGGAGAAGGACGACCACACTGAGATCAACTGCACAGCACAATTTAATGGAGGGAGGACGTCCTTTACAACACTGACACTCTATGTAAAAC GTACAGAAAACTACAACCACATCATCATTCCCACAGTGGCGGCGATTGGCACAGCTGTGATCTTTGCAGTCTTCTGCATTCTCATGGCGAAGAGATACAA gACACGTATTGCAGAGCTCCAAAATCAAGAAGGCAG
- the LOC125893756 gene encoding myeloid cell surface antigen CD33-like isoform X5: protein MLPVTWRVFYTNDTSENYMDQNSKMMIFCLFLAALSSPVFAGEWKANVVKSLDTLVSSCVVVPCSFTHGKGYLPTSKLRGLWHRSNDRNQRIYYEDQTQVLENFRGRTRLLGHLGQSNCTLEMMDVKDHDNGPFCFRIELAEKETDTKTPDKFSFVEDCVEFRMLPDPPKPALTHPKTATEGHPYTVTCSVTHTCPSHVPKLTWSKAAPDAVNEVHREIHLGYWEAQSILTIIPKEKDDHTEINCTAQFNGGRTSFTTLTLYVKRTENYNHIIIPTVAAIGTAVIFAVFCILMAKRYKTRIAELQNQEGR from the exons atgctacccgttacctggagag TATTTTACACCAACGACACCTCAGAGAACTATATGGACCAAAACAGCAAGATGATGATATTCTGCCTGTTTCTGGCAG CTCTCAGCAGCCCTGTGTTCGCTGGAGAATGGAAGGCGAATGTTGTAAAAAGTCTCGACACTCTGGTCAGTTCCTGCGTTGTGGTGCCGTGTTCATTCACCCATGGCAAAGGATATCTGCCCACCTCCAAACTCAGAGGGCTCTGGCATCGTTCAAATGATCGAAATCAACGCATCTATTACGAGGATCAAACGCAGGTTTTGGAAAACTTCAGGGGCCGCACACGGTTGTTGGGACATCTGGGTCAGAGCAACTGCACCTTAGAAATGATGGACGTTAAAGATCATGACAATGGCCCTTTCTGCTTCCGGATAGAACTAGCAGAGAAGGAGACTGATACAAAAACCCCCGACAAGTTCTCCTTTGTGGAGGATTGTGTCGAGTTCAGAATGCTCC CTGATCCTCCAAAGCCTGCCCTGACTCACCCAAAGACAGCCACTGAAGGACATCCCTACACTGTCACCTGCTCGGTCACCCATACCTGCCCCTCCCATGTGCCTAAACTCACATGGAGTAAGGCCGCTCCAGATGCGGTGAATGAGGTCCACAGAGAAATTCACCTTGGCTACTGGGAGGCACAGTCCATCCTGACCATCATTCCCAAGGAGAAGGACGACCACACTGAGATCAACTGCACAGCACAATTTAATGGAGGGAGGACGTCCTTTACAACACTGACACTCTATGTAAAAC GTACAGAAAACTACAACCACATCATCATTCCCACAGTGGCGGCGATTGGCACAGCTGTGATCTTTGCAGTCTTCTGCATTCTCATGGCGAAGAGATACAA gACACGTATTGCAGAGCTCCAAAATCAAGAAGGCAG
- the LOC125893756 gene encoding myeloid cell surface antigen CD33-like isoform X3 gives MLPVTWRVFYTNDTSENYMDQNSKMMIFCLFLAALSSPVFAGEWKANVVKSLDTLVSSCVVVPCSFTHGKGYLPTSKLRGLWHRSNDRNQRIYYEDQTQVLENFRGRTRLLGHLGQSNCTLEMMDVKDHDNGPFCFRIELAEKETDTKTPDKFSFVEDCVEFRMLPDPPKPALTHPKTATEGHPYTVTCSVTHTCPSHVPKLTWSKAAPDAVNEVHREIHLGYWEAQSILTIIPKEKDDHTEINCTAQFNGGRTSFTTLTLYVKRTENYNHIIIPTVAAIGTAVIFAVFCILMAKRYKTRIAELQNQEGRSRISR, from the exons atgctacccgttacctggagag TATTTTACACCAACGACACCTCAGAGAACTATATGGACCAAAACAGCAAGATGATGATATTCTGCCTGTTTCTGGCAG CTCTCAGCAGCCCTGTGTTCGCTGGAGAATGGAAGGCGAATGTTGTAAAAAGTCTCGACACTCTGGTCAGTTCCTGCGTTGTGGTGCCGTGTTCATTCACCCATGGCAAAGGATATCTGCCCACCTCCAAACTCAGAGGGCTCTGGCATCGTTCAAATGATCGAAATCAACGCATCTATTACGAGGATCAAACGCAGGTTTTGGAAAACTTCAGGGGCCGCACACGGTTGTTGGGACATCTGGGTCAGAGCAACTGCACCTTAGAAATGATGGACGTTAAAGATCATGACAATGGCCCTTTCTGCTTCCGGATAGAACTAGCAGAGAAGGAGACTGATACAAAAACCCCCGACAAGTTCTCCTTTGTGGAGGATTGTGTCGAGTTCAGAATGCTCC CTGATCCTCCAAAGCCTGCCCTGACTCACCCAAAGACAGCCACTGAAGGACATCCCTACACTGTCACCTGCTCGGTCACCCATACCTGCCCCTCCCATGTGCCTAAACTCACATGGAGTAAGGCCGCTCCAGATGCGGTGAATGAGGTCCACAGAGAAATTCACCTTGGCTACTGGGAGGCACAGTCCATCCTGACCATCATTCCCAAGGAGAAGGACGACCACACTGAGATCAACTGCACAGCACAATTTAATGGAGGGAGGACGTCCTTTACAACACTGACACTCTATGTAAAAC GTACAGAAAACTACAACCACATCATCATTCCCACAGTGGCGGCGATTGGCACAGCTGTGATCTTTGCAGTCTTCTGCATTCTCATGGCGAAGAGATACAA gACACGTATTGCAGAGCTCCAAAATCAAGAAGGCAG
- the LOC125893756 gene encoding myeloid cell surface antigen CD33-like isoform X6 yields the protein MDQNSKMMIFCLFLAALSSPVFAGEWKANVAKSLDTLVSSCVVVPCSFTHGKGYLPTSKLRGIWHRSNDRNQRIYYEDQTQVLENFRGRTRLLGHLGQSNCTLEMMDVKNHDNGPFCFRIEQALTETKTDDKFSFMEDCVEFRMLPDPPKPALTHPKTATEGHLYTVTCSVTHTCPSHVPKLTWSKAAPDAVNEVHREIHLGYWEAQSILTIIPKEKDDHTEIKCTAQFNGGRTSFTTLTLYVKRTENYNHIIIPTVAAIGTAVIFAVFCILMAKRYKTRIAELQNQEGSVWNRISRLSRRS from the exons ATGGACCAAAACAGCAAGATGATGATATTCTGCCTGTTTCTGGCAG CTCTCAGCAGCCCTGTGTTCGCTGGAGAATGGAAGGCGAATGTTGCAAAAAGTCTCGACACTCTGGTCAGTTCCTGCGTTGTGGTGCCGTGTTCATTCACCCATGGCAAAGGATATCTGCCCACCTCCAAACTCAGAGGGATCTGGCATCGTTCAAATGATCGAAATCAACGCATCTATTACGAGGATCAAACGCAGGTTTTGGAAAACTTCAGGGGCCGCACACGGTTGTTGGGACATCTGGGTCAGAGCAACTGCACCTTAGAAATGATGGACGTTAAAAATCATGACAATGGCCCTTTCTGCTTCCGGATAGAACAGGCactgacagagacaaaaacCGATGACAAGTTCTCCTTTATGGAGGATTGTGTCGAGTTCAGAATGCTCC CTGATCCTCCAAAGCCTGCCCTGACTCACCCAAAGACAGCCACTGAAGGACATCTCTACACTGTCACCTGCTCGGTCACCCATACCTGCCCCTCCCATGTGCCTAAACTCACATGGAGTAAGGCCGCTCCAGATGCGGTGAATGAGGTCCACAGAGAAATTCACCTTGGCTACTGGGAGGCACAGTCCATCCTGACCATCATTCCCAAGGAGAAGGACGACCACACTGAGATCAAATGCACAGCACAATTTAATGGAGGGAGGACGTCCTTTACAACACTGACACTCTATGTAAAAC GTACAGAAAACTACAACCACATCATCATTCCCACAGTGGCGGCGATTGGCACAGCTGTGATCTTTGCAGTCTTCTGCATTCTCATGGCGAAGAGATACAA gACACGTATTGCAGAGCTCCAAAATCAAGAAGGCAG tgtgtggaaCCGGATTTCCAGACTGTCTCGCAG GAGCTGA
- the LOC125893747 gene encoding myeloid cell surface antigen CD33 gives MQKDGKMMMICLLLAALSSPVFAGEWKANVVKSLDTLVSSCVVVPCSFTHPKGNLPTSKLRGIWHRSNDRNQRIYYEDQTQVLENFRGRTRLLGHLGQSNCTLEMMDVKDHDNGPFCFRIELTEKETDTKTPEKFSFVENCVEFRMLPDPPKPALTHPKTAIEGHPYTVTCSVTHTCPSHVPKLTWSKAAPDAVNEVHREIHLGYWEVQSILTIIPKEKDDHTEINCTAQFNGGKTSFTTLAFYVKRTENYNHIIIPTVVAIGTAVIFAVFCILMAKRYKKRIQELQRGDGSMWNRLSRLSRRMHSDSPGPSRSDQRRSVWSRFSRRPKGEAVDLGPMPKNVNSKSCADQKFNKPRFPSPKSQPKSCNYQEDLDDGDDYMNTADLNVYGNI, from the exons ATGCAAAAAGACGGCAAGATGATGATGATCTGTTTGCTTTTAGCAG CTCTCAGCAGCCCTGTGTTCGCTGGAGAATGGAAGGCGAATGTTGTAAAAAGTCTCGACACTCTGGTCAGTTCCTGCGTTGTGGTGCCGTGTTCATTCACCCATCCCAAAGGAAACCTGCCCACCTCCAAACTCAGAGGGATCTGGCATCGTTCAAATGATCGAAATCAACGCATCTATTATGAGGATCAAACGCAGGTTTTGGAAAACTTCAGGGGCCGCACACGGTTGTTGGGACATCTGGGTCAGAGCAACTGCACCTTAGAAATGATGGACGTTAAAGATCATGACAATGGCCCTTTCTGCTTCCGGATAGAACtaacagagaaagagactgaTACAAAAACCCCCGAAAAGTTCTCTTTTGTGGAGAATTGTGTTGAGTTCAGAATGCTCC CTGATCCTCCAAAGCCTGCCCTGACTCACCCAAAGACAGCCATTGAAGGACATCCCTACACTGTCACCTGCTCGGTCACCCATACCTGCCCCTCCCACGTGCCTAAACTCACATGGAGTAAGGCCGCTCCAGATGCGGTGAATGAGGTCCACAGAGAAATTCACCTTGGCTACTGGGAGGTACAGTCCATCCTGACCATCATTCCCAAGGAGAAGGACGACCACACTGAGATCAACTGCACGGCACAATTTAATGGAGGGAAGACGTCCTTTACAACACTGGCATTCTATGTAAAAC GTACAGAAAACTACAACCACATCATCATTCCCACAGTGGTGGCGATTGGCACAGCTGTGATCTTTGCAGTCTTCTGCATTCTCATGGCGAAGAGATACAA GAAACGCATCCAAGAGCTCCAGCGTGGGGATGGCAg CATGTGGAACCGGCTGTCCAGGCTGTCTCGCAG GATGCACTCCGACAGCCCAGGACCATCTCGTTCTGATCAAAG AAGGTCTGTTTGGAGCAGATTTTCAAG AAGGCCTAAAGGGGAAGCAGTGGATTTGGGTCCTAT GCCCAAAAATGTGAATTCAAAATCCTGTGCCGACCAGAAATTCAACAAGCCTCGTTTCCCGTCCCCCAAAAG TCAGCCGAAATCCTGCAATTACCAAGAG GATCTTGATGACGGTGACGACTACATGAACACCGCAGACCTCAATGTCTACGGAAACATCTGA